The following nucleotide sequence is from Triticum dicoccoides isolate Atlit2015 ecotype Zavitan chromosome 7B, WEW_v2.0, whole genome shotgun sequence.
ATCAATATAACTCTTGTTCGACCGAAATCCACAAAACCATCCACCATAATTGATTTCCACAGAGAATGCCTCTTTAGTTGCTCCTATGATTACAAATCAAAACAGTTTGTCACATTGCAATCTATCTTTTACAGAAGAATATTCTAAAAAAGAGTTCTTTCGGCATTCCTGTGAACAACCCTAACCTCAAATCAGAGCAAGCAGTTCGAGAAAGTTAAAGTAAAAGTGTAAATTAAACTAAATCAATGCCCACAGCGAGTGATTGCGACAGATTAGATGAGCTACGGGATGATAGCGAAAAACAGTTATGGTTCTTACCATAAGATGGAGGAGGATCTCCCTCTGGCCGGCGCACTGGGGCATCTTCATGGACGCCTGCTCGGATTACCCTCTGGATCGACTCTCGTCGCCGCAAAGAAGAAATCCATCGCTGCCACCATCGTCGATCGACTACCATGTCACCAAACTAGGGTGAAAGAGGAGAGGGGCCCTGAATGTGAGGGCATAGATCGGGGATTTTTTGTTGCAATTTACCTCGTGTAGGTGGCTCCTGAGTCGACGTGGCATGGGTCAGCACGCCATGTGAGCAGGCCAGCGAGCGCTAATGGAAAAAGGGACCTCAGGCGAACCACTTACTATAGAATTAGGACCTAAAGGTGCATTTTGAAAGATATAGGACTAAAGTGACACCGCGCCGAAACTTTTAGGACCTTCAGTGTATTTAACTTTTTTTTATACTCCCACATTTTTAGATGAGAAAGATATTTTTTAGTTTCACAAAAGTATAGACTTGGTCCCACAAGATTTTGGTAGACATTTGGTCCTTCAAGTCTCAAAGCCAGATAAGTTTGGTCCAAAACTAGATTTTGAGCATGTTGATCGGGTTAtgttgtgaatcaaagaggcccataAAGGTTATGTTTTGGCACATTGTGTCCCTTCTACATTCTTTGACTATTGCATATTGTAATTATCTTCTAATTCACTATGCTCCCTAATGTTGAAGCTCTCTCATTCAATCAAAGTGTTCAATTTTGAATCTGGTTCACAATTTTGACTGTGTCAACGATTTATCAAGAATCCTTCTCCTTCaaatgaggtgttcaattttgaatTTGGGTCACAGTTCTCTTTAATTCGCTATGCTCCCTAATTCTAGAGCTCTCCCATTTAATAGAAGTGTTAAATATTGATTTTGGTTCATAATTTTGACCCGATCAATGAATTTTAGAGAGCTCTCTCATTTAATTTGATGTTTTTGATTTTGGATTTGGTAACGATTTTGACTCGACCAGTGATTTTTCAAATCAATCGACAACAACCAGCCTATAAAAGCACATAGATCCGGCCCACCTTTTCACCACATAGAAAAAAGCATCAATATTTGACAATAGAGAATCAAATTATTACATGCGACCATCAGTACAAGCCACTCCCTATATGAGTATGAAAATTAATTAGAAGATAACATAAAACATAAGTGCCAAGAAGATGCACCAAAAACACTACATTATCTTCCCCAAATGCCAAGCCaaataataaaagaaaaatgaaatcccAACAACATCAATAGCGTAGGAAGCACGCCCAACCTTCCTAGTACAAACTATGTCACATCTTACAAAGTAACTAAGGTTCTCGTTTCTAATTCCAGTTTTGCTAAGtcttagtcgactgagacttcATCATGTCTGAGTCGATACTATATTATTATTTTTGGAATGAAGGCTCAAGAAGATTCTaattttgaattaacaaagccatcaaccggtcaGGATTACAGAACTACAACTTACAACAGGAAAGAAAAAGTGAAATTAAAGATGCAATGTGCTCTGTAGAACAACTCGAAGGCAATGAGCACACAAACACCAAGGGCATCAAACGCCGTTGTGCCGAAACTAACTAACCTACTAAGGGCAACTAACCCAACAATGTGCAAAATTAAAGCGGCATCAATTCCAACCCAACAATGTAGGTAAAGAAAAGTTTGccacagaagaaaaaagaagagcaaCCAACGATGTTCAAAGAGTTAAACGGGCATCAATTCCGACATTAGTCGGCACGTTCATCTCTCGCTGCACCGCAGGAGAGGACAGCGCGCTCGTGGTCGTGGAAGATAAACACCACGCCGGCCGCCCGGCAGGAGCACCGACGCGCGCCATGACTTGCTCTCCCTCCACCTACTCAGGCCTCGGCATCGCCACTGCTGCCGTGCCATCGCGGGACACGGGCGCCGAGGGATTCGTCTCGTCCCTGCGCAACCAGGACGAGGTCGACGCGGTGTGCGAGAAGTACGACGTACCCAAAGAGTTCACCGCGCGCCCCGCCGGCGACCGGCGCGCGAACTCCACGACGACGCCGAGGACCATCTGCGCGTACGCGAGCGCGCTCAAGGCCGGGATGCGCGTCCCGCTGCACCGCTTCTTCCGCGAGGTGCTCGCCCACTTCGGCATCGCGCCAGCGCAGCTCACGCCCAACGGGTGGCGCACCATGGCGGGCTTCCTGGTGCTCTGCCGCTCCGCCGGCGTGCCGCCTTTGCTCGCGGTGTTCCGGCGTTTCTTTGTGATGTCCAGCCTCTGCGAGGAGCACGAGAAAGGCTGGTACGTTTTCCGGCCCAGGCGGGACAGCTCCGGCTTGCGCTTGAGGGGTTTGCCGAAGCCGGATGCCAACTCCATCACGTGGAAACACGAGTTCTTCTTCCTCTCGTCGCCGGAGTCGTGGCCTTGCGCCGTGGAGTGGAGCGAGCGGTCCAACCGCTCCTCCAGCAACCCGGTACCGGTGCTCACCGTTGAGGAAAGCCAGTCGATGCTGAAGCTGCTAAGTGCTCACGGTGGCGCCGCTGTTGATCTCAGGAAACTGCTCCCTGCTACGTGcccacggcggcggcggagtctCCGCAACACCAACCTTGCTGCCGCCATGATAACCACAgcatcctccccgccgccgccgccgccgccgccttcctcaaCTCGTATGACTTCCTGTTCCAAATCCCTCTGATTCCCCTGTTTCATCGAGCCCTGAGGATGGTGTTGCGTGCTATCTAGGTACGGATCCCTCCGTCCATGACACAAGCGGGGAGGAGGCGGAGAAGGCCGCCGCGCAAGCGTCGGCGTCGGCGAAGAAGAGGACTTGGGAGGAAGCCAACGGCGGGGAGGAGGTTTCGCCTCTTTCAGTGCTGTCCAACGTGCGCTCGCCACCTCCACAGCATTTCCCCAGCAGGCACGACAGAGATACCACCAAGGCTGCACGGGAGCTGCTGCACCTGCATGGCGCCGACGCGCAGCCGCTGGAGCGCGCGTTTGCGGCGAACGAGCCTTCCGACGACGCAGCAATTTGGCAGGTATTGCCAGCAAATGCCATGGGAAATCGTTCGATTGGTAAGTTCTTGTCgggagatcatcttttttgtgttcAGGCTGCGAACTACACGCTCGAGCTGGAGCAGAAACTGGTGGCCAGCGAGCGCGAGGCTGCGGCGCTGCGGGAGCAGTTGGAGAAGGCCAAAGCCGAGCTCGCCGCGGCCAAGCGAACGGCGGAAGCGGAGGTGGTGAAGACGAAGGCCGAGCTCGTCGCGGCAAAGCAAGCGGCAGAGGCCGAGCTCGCGGCAAAGCAAGCGGCAGAGGCCGAGGCGGTGAAGATGAAGGCCGAACTCGCCGCGGCCGTGGCGGAGGCGGTGAAGACGAAGGTCGAGCTGGCCGCCGCGAAGCGTGCCACGGAGACAGAGACGGCTAAGGCGAACGCCGAACTCGCCGCGGCGAACCGGGCCGTGGAGGCGGAGCTGGTGAAGGCGAAGGCCAAGCtcgccgcggcggaggcggagctggAGAGCGCCAAGGCAGCGACGGCGGTGCAGGAGCTTCTGGCCTCGGAGGAGAAGGTGCGGCGGGGCGCGGAGCTCGCGCTGGAGGGGTACGAGCGCTGGCGAGGCCGTCACGCTCCGGCTGGCCGTGCGGTTTGAGTAGTAGCTCGTTCATCGTTTTTTTTTTTTTAGAAATCATATTGCGCGTTGATCGTTCTCCTCTATGCGATCGAGTAACGCAGAGTTGTAGAACGATTCTATCCGGGAGATCACCAAATTTTGTAGCTGCAGGTTCGTCAGATAGACAATGCAGCAGCCATGCTAAACTAGCCTACAAAAACTTCTTACTCCGGTTTGAGACTAGTCATAATGGATAGTACTCTCTccgattccaaaatagatgacacaTTGTTCTAGTTTCTTCTATGCTAACATCAATGTGGTTTCTCATTTTTGAAAAGGTGATATGTGGGCTTGTGAGGCTATCAATAGTTGGTTGGCAATGGATCTAGGAGGTGATGTGATGTTAAAATTTGCTACCTGAGTCATCGACCGAGATTGAGGTGCGAACTCTTGTCAACGTGTTTTCAGTCAGATGAACGCGTACTTTAGTTCAATAGTTCAGATGATCAAAAGTCATCTGCTCAAGAAGTTTGGACCTTTGATAAAACTAAAGGAATGGTTTAATGAGGAGATCGTTTGGTGCTCAGATGAACTAAAGGAATGGTTTCATGAGGACATCTTTTTGGTGCTCAGGAGCATCTGCGCTGTCATGAACAATAAATTCGGGGTTTTCTCTGGAGAGAAATTTGGATTTATTTTTACACCGGAGATGCTTGAGTGTGCTAGGACTGTGCAAAATTTCATGGACAAATAACATTCCATGAGTTCTCAACAAGAAGAACAAAATTGACTCTCAAGGAACTTGGAAAAAAGACACTTTCGAGACCTCTTTTTTGTGTACGGCTCCTCGAATGTGATTTCACCATGAAAATTTGCAGGCTCCCAACACACTCAAACTCAAGCATCTTCAGTGCAAAAACATTTCATGATTGTTGTTTATGTTTGCTAGTTTTTTGAATTTAATGTTCGTGAGCTTAGTCTCGTCTATGGATTATTGTGGTTTAGTCGGGAGATATATATCACAAAAAATATTATGGTTTGATATTTGATATATCCGTGTTGGCACTCTCTCATGTTTCTTTAGGATCCTCTCTTCTGTTTCTATGTGGATGGCCATATGCACGCATAGAAATGAGAATCAAAAGAGAAATGTAAGTGTTATTGGGAATAAATGTTGTTTATTGTTAAAAAAAGAAGTTCTTGCGCCGTCCTCACTTGAGTGTATACGGCAAGGTTTGCTACACGGTCAGTCAGAGGAAAGTCTTGTCGCCATTCCTCTTCTCTGAGCAAGTATTTTCTGTTTGAGTTAAATTTTTTTGTTTGAGTTAATTACACACATGATACATAATCTTGTACCGTGATAACAATATCAAACATGATCTTGAAAGTTGAAAACCCCATAAAAATGATACAAAAACATACTTAACCACACACTTTGATACATTTGCGTCAATTCTAACATCATTCCGTTTGTCAACTATTACCTTTGTGTATGTCACGTGGTAGCGGGCCCATGCTATCTCTCAATCTGTATGGGCCACACCTGTCAGTGGGTTGGAGAGAGAAATACTAGCATATACCAACAAAACTGAGAGGAAcccctcaaaaaataaaaaaaatgggagAAGAGGGAATCAGACCCGACAGATAGGACCCACCCATATATAAAGAACGAGAATGCTAAattcctgctgtcggtgtcaaaaccggcggatttcgggtagggggtcccgaactgtgcgtctaggcggatggtaataggagacaagggacacgatgttttacccaggttcgggccctcttgatggaggtaaaaccctacgtcctgcttaattaatattgatgatgtgtgttacaagagtggatctaccacgagatcaaggaggctaaaccctagaagctagcctatggtatgattgttgttcgtcctacggactaaagccatccggtttatatagacaccggagagggctagggttacacagagtcggttataatggtagaagatctacatatccgtatcgccaagcttgccttccacgtcaagaaaagtcccatccggacacgggacgaagtcttcaatcttgtatcctcatagtcttggagtccggccgatgatgatagttcggctatccggacaccccctagtccggaactcccttagtagcccctgaaccaggcttcaatgacgacgagtccgacgcgcatgttgtcttcggcattgcaaggcgggttcttcctccgaataatttatagaagattgtgaacaccaggatagtgtccggctctgcaaaaaataaattccacgtaccaccgtagagaggataatattacacaagttcaatctgctgacgcattttgtggcgtgacgtcacaccactaccaagcctttactcgaattgtttttattgttccacctcagcgcgtttagcgaagcggtttccttggcacgtcttgtcgaagcagagatcgtgttccccttattccgggattcccatcaacacggacgtgggtaacccaaccgcgccattgattgtggcgcttgggagataagcgagttttaccaggccggtggggacacatgcttgtgtccgtccatataaggggataaagatccaacccttttacctgcgccttcttcctccttggcttatccatctccgcgaactcgagctccagcgcccaagtccgcacttttcacctcaaccttctccaactatgtctgtagcgggaggcaagtggatggcctcctccgtcacggaggagcagatccagaaactgcgcaacgccggatatttgtccagcaacatcgcgcatcggctccccgacgagggagagctcatccccaccccagaccccatgagagggtagtatttcttccccatttcctccgcggactgggcttcccacttcatccctttgtccgggggctcatgttctactacggcctggatttccatgatctggccccgaatttcatcctcaacatctcggcgtttatcgtcgtgtgcgaggccttcctctacatctagccccacttcggcttgtggctcaagaccttcagtgtcaagccgaaggttgtgaagggcagccaagcggagtgcggaggcgccatggtgggcaggatgtcccatgttacgtggttggagggcactttcgtggaatccattaaggggtggcaatcagggtggttctacatcaccaagccgcgtgaccctgattgggcagcggcccccgaattcagatccggcatccctacacggctcacctcctggaaagagagtggccggatttggggcgattcggaggagctgaccggactccaagcctgtatccaaaagctggtggacaagaagctcaagcttgtcaacgtagtccaggtcatgctcatccgccggattctcccgtgccaacgacggggtttcaacatgtgggagttcgatccggcgcagcaccagaccctgagtgggctcttcgatactacgtacgaagatgtctagaaggtgctgttcaagggcgccgaggctcccgcatccgctaccgaagatcgcggattccgctcgcagcgtccagctgacgaggtaagcgattttgcccttaaCGGAACGCTCGTTTTTCAtaatttgactctatgcgggatctaaactccctttacctttgacaagactggctggcgaaggccgaacggactatctgtccggccccattgccagaggacccagcggacgcccgcctaacggggctgctggctccggcgccccacgtggtgccggagaagaaggccaataagaaggccacgggtactcgaaagagttcccgttttcaagtgttatcggatgatgaatccgaggctgactcctcccaccaaggcgaggaggagaagaagaaagcctctcccccagcgcggggagggaagaaaaggaaggcctccccaacaagggaggccgaagggtccaagaaggggaaaactctccccccggactgctctgccaacgccagtgacgacgacgaggactggcctccaagggccaagcccctggcgagatcgtaagtatccggactcccgaataacttcaaggtttttcccttttcgccacataatgtctttctaatgccgcatacgacCCTGCCGTCCGccaaaggacgatcttcccgctttgtcgagcggatccttaggtgcgtcggatatggattctcttctgactgcctccaccccccgtgacacggatgatgccgaggtgggatctcaggaagggacccaccaggaggaggaggccccggaggtgtcgcaggacaacctcccggactttgcaccggactcagccccggagcccacagtggctccggagtccagcgggcgaccccttcgtaagaagggcaagaccgtgacgccggctgcctccgtccaaccgtaggcgccggataatttgctggaggagctcaatggcgcctccattgaagaggaacactgcactgttatgagtgcggtgattcagaaggttcagctcgccaagagcgggctgaccgaagcctgcagcagccttctaacaggctttgaggtaagaatttcaatatatatataatggtaccacatagacagtagcccctgatgcttggttccgtgttcggaaagaaaagccggactgaggatcttaaaaagatatacgcaggagtcataaaaatatgtcaatatgggattgcaggctgtgctgctgacctccgccgcactgactgcggaggtcaatattttgaaggaaagcctcgagaggtccgagaacgagctcggccatgccaagaagcagctcgaggaaaaagaaggtgagtaataccttattaaaattgtaccttacagaaaaggatttggttgcaagaaagatgacaaggataacgtgggtattgcaggggccactaacaaggtggcgaccctgaaagaggcggtggccgcggccgaacgcaatgcggccgcagagcgcaccgagcgagagaagcatgaggcgcgggtggcgaaggtatagcaagagctccaggatctcgtgaaaaaacatgagagcctggagcgtgactcgaagactcgagagtctgagcttgcaacggctcttgagagtgccaaagccactaaggtcgaagcctacaaggccctccaggagatcgaggcggtgaagaaaatagcagcgggtatggcatttttcatgcaaagtaagcatgtgagtgctaattacctgttgcttacccgaattcggagctctccaggagcgttcgtagatcttcctcgcagcatgtccgatgctgccgcgttctaccgggccgaggaggggagctcgacggagaaggtcttctggtctcagtatgctgaggccggacatccggtgccccttagcgaccagctgaagcagctggtcgagctccacaaggcggccgaacaggccatgaagggcctcatagttcggctgtggcctaaggaggccatgcctgggagctacttcggcctggtgcggcggctggtggatgcgtgcccgtgggttgaagtcatcaagcactccgcttgtattgagggtgcccgtcgggcccttgcccgcgcaaaggtgcactggggcaagatggatgcccagaagctcgtgacggacccgccaccagagggcaaggagcatcgcacgcccgagatgtattataagagtgtgctgaagggtgcctgcactattgcgggtgagtgctccaaagatgtaatatttgagtagactcgcattttgttatcctgtgcgctgaaaacttagttcatatgcgctaagcaatgcttgttaatttaaaatattaccttccgtgcggctatttatcaaatctgagagatggcaagtcgtcggcttcagcccccatgccacgagtgctggggtgttcgggataaacttgagcactcttgttctcatttttgggtccatctagggaggcgctcaacacaacgaacaaggcaaccggacttataatgcttgaacactctcacttagccatagaattctataattttaaatttcagcaaagcccctagtcttcggaaggccgaatttgggtgctatccacgcctgggccggacaaagtccggctcctcgctctaagcggcataagtctttaaggactcgcaaagaacctctcgaacagcgaccgactctcgcctcatcatgacggtcaattttagctttctccactgaggcgttaacccagctcaactggggcgcaatcgcagtggttctcccagtgctatcttagccgatataacggaacgtaaggtaccaaaacatgggagccaggcaaacccaactattgacccaagacatgattcggagccgatgcatataatgctataagttcggggtgccgcacttgtgaaagtgttcggacttatcacaccatgatgcgggaaacataagcccctggtgtatttttaaccgtaccaaagtgtacggatgcaacatgccgtaaatgaacatatgtgtaaaaaagaaatgcaattataagcaaaaaggtgctgcattgtttattcaagaaagactgctgtaagtgcagaacgatacaaatggtgcgataagcaagggatgggactgttaaacatgtccccctccaggggcaggcTGCCGAATGGTgtgtaaaacagatttaatgctcgtaatggagaccacctggatattcgttgtagcctttatccttccctggctgttgcatcgtgagttcggcaggtctgctgccggacagggcctctgacgaacggagtcctgtggggaaaaaagaaaaaagaaaagataaaagaacgacacacttgagatcccctggtgtggttgagccgcagtctaggcctatcgtggtcgtgcccctctccccatgcccatggtatcttcagagcgtaatggtgtacgcgagggacctgtcttgacgttttataggggctggggttggggccgcactgctacacgtgctcggaatgtgccaggtggtcttgttgtatgttactccgggcgcgcttagctatgtccggccgcttaacggccggactcgagaattgccttaagaggctgcattgtacttctgccgcgagagtcgctgtatgttcctccgttcggagagaacgttcagtgtttccgttgaccgtgatgactcctcgagggcctggcatcttgagcttgaggtatgcgtagtgcggcaccgcgttgaactttgcaaacgcggtacgtccaagcagggcatgatagccgctgcggaacgggactatgtcgaagattaactcctcgcttcggaagttatccggggatccgaagaccacttccagtgtaattgagcctgtacaattggcttctacacctggtatgacgcctttaaaggtcgtcttggtaggtttaatccttgagaggtctatgcccattttacgcactgtatcctgataaagcaggttcaggctgctgccgccgtccatcaggactatggtgaggtgaaacccgtcgatgattgggtctaaaaccaatgcggcgaatccgccgtggcggatgctggtggggtggtcccttcggtcaaaagtgatcgggcaggaggaccatagattgaacttcggggcagctgtctccatcg
It contains:
- the LOC119338585 gene encoding uncharacterized protein LOC119338585 translates to MTCSPSTYSGLGIATAAVPSRDTGAEGFVSSLRNQDEVDAVCEKYDVPKEFTARPAGDRRANSTTTPRTICAYASALKAGMRVPLHRFFREVLAHFGIAPAQLTPNGWRTMAGFLVLCRSAGVPPLLAVFRRFFVMSSLCEEHEKGWYVFRPRRDSSGLRLRGLPKPDANSITWKHEFFFLSSPESWPCAVEWSERSNRSSSNPVPVLTVEESQSMLKLLSAHGGAAVDLRKLLPATCPRRRRSLRNTNLAAAMITTASSPPPPPPPPSSTRTDPSVHDTSGEEAEKAAAQASASAKKRTWEEANGGEEVSPLSVLSNVRSPPPQHFPSRHDRDTTKAARELLHLHGADAQPLERAFAANEPSDDAAIWQAANYTLELEQKLVASEREAAALREQLEKAKAELAAAKRTAEAEVVKTKAELVAAKQAAEAELAAKQAAEAEAVKMKAELAAAVAEAVKTKVELAAAKRATETETAKANAELAAANRAVEAELVKAKAKLAAAEAELESAKAATAVQELLASEEKVRRGAELALEGYERWRGRHAPAGRAV